One segment of uncultured Propionivibrio sp. DNA contains the following:
- the cobI gene encoding precorrin-2 C(20)-methyltransferase, whose protein sequence is MTDTKTYGKLIGASLGPGDPDLITRRAWAALQSGARWIYPVKKAQEISYALSIVQNGGLPVPTDAVELVFPMTRDAEALGKAWTRAARQTVELLAEGRDVVFLVEGDASTFATFGHLARVVREIVPEIEVDTIPGVSSFTAAAAATGLPLAEEDETLAIIPTAYGIGVIEHMLDEFDTLILLKVKPLLDDVIDLLERRGILATSCFIEKVGSPDERIVRDLATLKGETVNYLSLLIVRNAKRQRGELRRGCRQRKEAAEARANA, encoded by the coding sequence ATGACTGACACGAAAACTTACGGAAAACTGATCGGCGCCTCGCTCGGACCGGGCGATCCCGACCTCATCACCCGGCGCGCCTGGGCGGCGCTGCAATCGGGCGCGCGCTGGATCTATCCGGTCAAGAAAGCGCAGGAAATCTCCTACGCGCTGTCGATCGTCCAGAACGGCGGCCTGCCGGTCCCGACCGACGCGGTCGAACTCGTCTTCCCGATGACGCGCGACGCCGAAGCGCTCGGCAAAGCCTGGACGCGTGCCGCGCGCCAGACCGTCGAGCTGCTCGCCGAAGGCCGTGACGTGGTCTTCCTCGTCGAAGGTGACGCCTCGACCTTCGCCACCTTCGGCCACCTCGCCCGCGTCGTGCGCGAGATCGTGCCGGAAATCGAAGTCGACACAATTCCGGGCGTTTCCTCCTTCACCGCCGCCGCTGCCGCCACCGGCCTGCCGCTCGCCGAAGAAGACGAGACGCTGGCGATCATCCCGACCGCCTACGGCATCGGCGTCATCGAGCATATGCTCGACGAATTCGACACGCTGATCCTGCTGAAAGTGAAGCCGCTGCTCGACGACGTCATCGACCTGCTGGAACGCCGCGGCATCCTCGCCACCAGCTGCTTCATCGAGAAGGTCGGTTCGCCCGACGAGCGCATCGTGCGCGATCTCGCCACGCTCAAGGGCGAGACGGTCAATTACCTGTCGCTGCTGATCGTGCGCAACGCCAAGCGCCAGCGCGGCGAACTGCGCCGCGGCTGCCGCCAGCGCAAGGAAGCGGCCGAGGCGCGCGCCAATGCGTGA